In Shouchella patagoniensis, the following are encoded in one genomic region:
- a CDS encoding ArpU family phage packaging/lysis transcriptional regulator: protein MKQLELLDLPELDKQKTKEEVEEALNKYRMYKYLAFEDRETSTTSSWKETVVSQSGTTDQTASAAIYNADTKAYQKRYCERVERAVRRLPQYEQFLVERRYMDREADYMTDLKMYTHAFQPPIGHKFYYKLKWKAFYKLALALDLNVTKN from the coding sequence ATGAAACAGTTAGAACTTCTGGACTTACCAGAACTGGATAAACAAAAAACAAAAGAAGAAGTGGAAGAGGCTTTAAACAAGTATCGTATGTATAAGTATCTTGCATTCGAGGATCGCGAGACAAGCACAACGAGTAGTTGGAAAGAGACTGTAGTAAGTCAAAGTGGAACAACTGATCAGACTGCAAGTGCAGCTATATACAATGCTGACACCAAAGCATATCAAAAACGATATTGCGAAAGAGTCGAAAGGGCAGTTCGTAGGTTGCCACAATATGAACAGTTTCTTGTTGAAAGAAGATACATGGATCGGGAAGCGGATTACATGACAGATCTAAAAATGTATACTCATGCATTCCAACCGCCTATTGGACATAAATTTTATTACAAGCTAAAATGGAAGGCGTTTTATAAACTGGCATTAGCCTTAGATTTAAACGTTACGAAAAACTAG
- a CDS encoding YopX family protein: MREIKFRVYGKENKFMYAWDELLAMDSFKDHMRFAVAEDRYYSPLMQYTGLKDKNGTEIYEGDLIKVNKLSFESSAPLPEIMTVTYYGGMFQLFRGEESLMGLHLNYLDDGEVIGNIHQNPELLTN; this comes from the coding sequence ATGAGGGAGATAAAGTTTCGAGTTTACGGTAAAGAAAATAAATTTATGTATGCGTGGGATGAACTGTTGGCTATGGATAGTTTCAAAGATCATATGCGCTTTGCTGTTGCTGAAGACAGGTATTATTCACCGTTAATGCAATACACCGGACTCAAAGACAAGAACGGTACGGAGATTTATGAGGGGGATTTAATAAAAGTTAATAAACTCTCTTTTGAATCATCTGCACCGCTTCCAGAAATAATGACAGTTACTTATTACGGGGGTATGTTTCAACTTTTTAGAGGTGAAGAATCACTCATGGGACTTCATCTTAACTATTTGGATGATGGTGAGGTTATTGGCAACATCCACCAAAACCCGGAGTTACTAACTAATTAG
- a CDS encoding YopX family protein: MRDILFRGKATMSEKEMEELNLTHSNGWVYGNLIKDGDLTFIVGPVADWDSEYLAHEWWLKVDPETVGQATGVYDENGDEIWEGDEATRYDGEKFVTGNVVYREGAFWIDNGKDAIPLFDEITLSETRSY; this comes from the coding sequence ATGAGAGATATTTTATTCCGTGGTAAAGCAACAATGAGCGAAAAGGAAATGGAAGAATTAAACCTTACGCATTCAAATGGTTGGGTGTATGGAAATCTGATTAAAGATGGAGATTTAACGTTTATTGTCGGTCCTGTAGCAGATTGGGATAGCGAGTATTTAGCGCATGAATGGTGGTTGAAAGTCGATCCTGAAACAGTCGGACAAGCAACAGGCGTATATGACGAAAATGGAGACGAGATCTGGGAAGGTGATGAAGCCACAAGATATGATGGCGAAAAATTCGTAACTGGCAATGTAGTCTATCGAGAAGGGGCGTTCTGGATTGATAACGGCAAGGATGCGATTCCTCTATTCGATGAAATCACGTTAAGCGAAACCCGGAGTTACTAA
- a CDS encoding DUF3310 domain-containing protein, which produces MTNPKRPSHYESKIDPLTYMKANMSQANYEGFLIGNVIKYVTRYPKKNGLEDLKKARDYLDKAIDLYEEGHIHASSVAKAFGVPVKLLEDKS; this is translated from the coding sequence ATGACTAATCCCAAAAGACCTTCCCATTACGAATCAAAAATAGACCCACTCACTTACATGAAAGCCAACATGAGCCAAGCAAATTATGAAGGTTTTCTTATTGGAAATGTCATCAAGTATGTGACCCGGTATCCGAAGAAGAACGGATTAGAAGATCTAAAAAAGGCAAGGGATTATTTGGACAAGGCGATTGATTTGTATGAAGAAGGACATATACATGCTTCTAGTGTCGCTAAAGCATTCGGTGTTCCTGTCAAACTACTTGAGGATAAGTCATGA
- a CDS encoding replication terminator protein, protein MSKIVDLNEFANGAVIERFNIELQKVLENIADPNTDPKKARKLTLTVTLKADGERDIASVGIQAKSTLSPAKDIETKIVIDQDGAGKITGKELRSGVKGQTYFDETGVYEDTGEKIVDFRKQNSK, encoded by the coding sequence ATGAGTAAGATTGTCGATTTAAATGAATTTGCAAACGGAGCTGTTATTGAGCGTTTCAACATTGAGTTACAAAAGGTTCTTGAAAATATAGCTGATCCTAACACAGATCCTAAGAAAGCACGAAAGCTAACTCTTACTGTAACGCTGAAAGCCGACGGTGAAAGGGACATTGCAAGTGTTGGTATTCAGGCGAAAAGCACACTTTCTCCAGCTAAAGACATTGAAACTAAGATTGTCATCGATCAAGATGGCGCTGGAAAAATCACTGGTAAAGAATTACGTAGTGGAGTTAAAGGGCAAACGTATTTCGATGAAACTGGTGTTTACGAAGATACAGGTGAAAAGATCGTTGATTTCAGAAAACAAAATTCTAAGTAA
- a CDS encoding ERCC4 domain-containing protein, with translation MSALGYRYTPKEVDEILKTLTITVDTREKKNQHVRDYFTKKDIPFVNRTMKTGDYGCFIPANAELGIARDLFVAGCVERKNGVDELVESIKDRTRFENELIRASRQPFTLLVEDVEGYSKILNGTYRSQYKPESLLGSLKTFEARYDFTTHFINPVYTGNYIYYTLHYMARELIKN, from the coding sequence ATGTCAGCCTTGGGATACAGATACACTCCAAAAGAAGTAGACGAAATTTTGAAAACTCTAACCATCACTGTGGATACTCGTGAAAAAAAGAATCAACACGTAAGAGACTATTTTACTAAAAAAGACATACCGTTTGTTAATCGGACTATGAAAACGGGTGATTACGGGTGTTTTATACCAGCCAATGCAGAACTAGGAATTGCGCGTGACTTATTCGTTGCTGGTTGCGTTGAACGGAAGAACGGGGTAGACGAGCTGGTTGAATCAATTAAAGATCGAACGAGATTTGAAAACGAGTTGATCCGAGCGTCACGCCAGCCATTTACTTTATTGGTTGAGGATGTTGAGGGTTATTCAAAAATATTAAATGGTACGTACCGAAGTCAGTACAAACCTGAATCTTTACTGGGATCGTTAAAAACTTTTGAAGCAAGGTATGACTTCACCACTCATTTCATTAACCCGGTTTACACAGGTAACTACATTTACTACACGCTACATTATATGGCGCGTGAACTTATAAAAAATTAG
- a CDS encoding phage/plasmid primase, P4 family → MQYQFNNIPQELRDFPQWIVWRKEERKGKTTKVPYKADGWHAKANDRQDWSSFDKAVEAYETGKFDGIGFMFSTDDPFVGVDLDHCIEDGAYSDVARDIVDQLDSYTEFSPSGDGLHIIVKGKLPLRGPGTGKKNVEHGIEVYRHGRYFTFTGNVVHPTGVQERSDALKDFWQHYMEDKTKEVPTPSPPQQRTKTSDLSERELWEKMFNSKKGADIKSLFDGYLINDDHSSSDLALCNHLAFWTDADESKMDSMFRESGLMREKWDRQASSDGSTYGQVTVRNAASTCPSTISDFVPKQQEPYQIFFPQADDDEFKKKQPFFRLTELGNAERIVYQHGKDVRYCGEREWLIWDGKRWKEDSKKEIETITARTLRGIYKEADKARENEDNPMAKKLYDWAQKCERRSTRMASIADSKPMLSVTNEELDKHPFKFNVANGVVDLKTGKLLQHDRDYLFTKISDVEYKKDAKCPNWLNFLQSIFQDDQGNVDHELIHFMQKAIGYTLTGDITEQQMFFLFGTGRNGKSTFINTIQRILGAYGKQTNSDTFIRKKNDSGINNDIARLDKARFVSAVESEEGQQLSESLVKQITGGEKMTARFMRQEFFEFTPEFKIFFTTNHPPVIRGSDEGIWRRICQIPFKVTIPKSQVDRRLPQKLEAEMPGILAWAVEGCLMWQKEGLEHPKSIKQATQAYREDMDIMGPFLDEKCIVADAAEVEAKELYNEYKDFCFKNGEFELKNRAFYRLLESRGFKKKKGAKNKTYFVGLALMKNNPDLRVIERVTEQVSEKDTLKL, encoded by the coding sequence ATGCAGTATCAATTCAATAATATACCGCAAGAACTGCGCGACTTTCCACAGTGGATTGTATGGCGCAAAGAGGAACGTAAGGGCAAGACAACCAAAGTGCCTTATAAAGCTGATGGATGGCACGCTAAAGCAAATGATAGGCAAGATTGGTCGAGCTTTGATAAAGCTGTTGAAGCGTATGAAACAGGCAAGTTTGACGGAATAGGGTTCATGTTTTCTACTGACGATCCATTCGTTGGTGTCGACTTGGACCATTGTATAGAGGATGGAGCGTATTCAGATGTAGCAAGAGATATTGTGGATCAGTTAGACAGCTACACAGAATTTTCCCCTAGTGGTGATGGTCTTCATATCATCGTAAAAGGTAAGCTGCCACTTAGAGGACCAGGTACAGGTAAGAAAAATGTTGAGCATGGCATTGAAGTTTACAGGCATGGCCGTTACTTCACCTTTACCGGAAACGTTGTGCATCCCACAGGAGTTCAAGAACGTTCTGATGCTCTTAAAGACTTCTGGCAACATTACATGGAAGATAAAACCAAGGAGGTTCCAACGCCTTCACCACCACAACAACGGACTAAAACAAGCGATTTAAGCGAACGTGAGCTATGGGAGAAGATGTTCAACAGCAAGAAGGGTGCTGATATTAAATCACTCTTTGATGGTTACTTAATCAATGATGATCATTCTTCTTCTGACTTAGCACTTTGTAATCATTTAGCCTTCTGGACAGACGCGGACGAAAGCAAGATGGATTCGATGTTTCGAGAGTCCGGCCTAATGCGTGAAAAGTGGGACAGGCAAGCATCATCAGATGGGAGTACATACGGTCAGGTGACAGTGCGTAATGCAGCAAGCACATGTCCTTCAACAATCTCTGACTTTGTACCAAAACAACAAGAGCCATATCAAATATTTTTCCCACAGGCTGATGATGATGAGTTTAAGAAGAAACAACCATTCTTCCGTTTAACCGAGCTAGGAAATGCAGAGCGCATTGTTTATCAACACGGTAAAGATGTTCGTTACTGCGGGGAGCGAGAATGGCTCATATGGGACGGTAAACGGTGGAAAGAAGATAGCAAGAAAGAGATTGAAACAATCACAGCGCGGACATTGCGAGGCATATACAAGGAAGCAGATAAGGCTAGAGAAAATGAAGATAACCCGATGGCTAAGAAGCTATATGATTGGGCGCAAAAGTGTGAGAGGCGTTCAACAAGAATGGCTAGCATAGCTGACAGTAAACCGATGTTGTCAGTTACAAATGAAGAGTTGGACAAGCACCCGTTCAAATTTAATGTAGCGAACGGAGTAGTTGATCTAAAAACAGGAAAGCTCCTGCAGCATGATCGAGACTATCTGTTTACGAAAATATCAGATGTTGAATACAAGAAAGATGCAAAATGTCCGAACTGGCTCAACTTCTTACAAAGCATTTTCCAAGATGATCAAGGCAATGTGGACCATGAGCTAATCCACTTCATGCAAAAGGCAATTGGCTACACGCTCACCGGAGATATAACCGAGCAGCAAATGTTCTTCTTGTTCGGCACCGGACGTAACGGTAAATCCACTTTTATTAATACGATACAGCGAATATTAGGCGCTTACGGTAAGCAAACCAACTCGGATACATTCATCCGTAAGAAGAATGATAGCGGCATTAACAACGATATCGCACGATTGGACAAGGCCCGTTTTGTCTCTGCTGTGGAAAGTGAAGAGGGGCAGCAGCTTAGTGAGAGTTTGGTCAAGCAAATAACAGGTGGGGAAAAGATGACAGCGCGATTCATGCGCCAAGAGTTTTTCGAGTTTACACCGGAGTTTAAGATTTTCTTCACCACAAACCACCCACCTGTCATACGCGGATCAGATGAGGGGATATGGCGAAGAATCTGCCAGATACCATTCAAAGTCACAATCCCTAAGAGTCAAGTTGACAGGCGCTTACCACAGAAGTTAGAAGCTGAAATGCCTGGGATACTTGCTTGGGCGGTGGAAGGCTGCTTGATGTGGCAGAAGGAAGGCCTTGAGCATCCTAAGTCCATCAAACAGGCAACGCAAGCTTACCGTGAAGACATGGATATAATGGGCCCGTTCTTGGACGAAAAGTGTATTGTTGCTGATGCTGCTGAAGTGGAAGCGAAGGAACTGTATAACGAGTACAAAGATTTCTGTTTCAAGAATGGTGAATTCGAATTAAAGAATCGCGCCTTTTATAGACTACTCGAAAGCAGAGGATTTAAAAAGAAAAAGGGAGCGAAAAACAAAACTTACTTTGTCGGTTTGGCTCTTATGAAGAACAATCCAGACTTAAGGGTTATCGAACGGGTTACTGAACAGGTTAGCGAAAAAGACACTTTGAAACTGTGA
- a CDS encoding DUF669 domain-containing protein, with product MSVLKVDYSQVSQFEDWVKGEYEATVVGYEMKQAKSGSNMVILTYEVRDDVPQPSNKGQKINYDNFVVSEKSMWRFQALSMAVGVPEGTDFESFTEWAKSMQNKQVRLIVGLREHNGRYYPQVDGFKSPEVGKPDSGSIDIKDDDVPF from the coding sequence ATGTCAGTATTAAAAGTAGATTATAGCCAGGTAAGCCAGTTCGAAGATTGGGTTAAAGGTGAGTACGAAGCAACAGTTGTAGGTTATGAAATGAAGCAAGCTAAGTCAGGTAGTAACATGGTCATTTTAACTTACGAAGTACGTGATGATGTACCACAACCATCTAATAAAGGACAGAAAATTAACTATGACAATTTCGTAGTATCCGAAAAAAGTATGTGGAGATTCCAAGCGTTATCAATGGCAGTAGGTGTTCCAGAGGGTACAGACTTTGAATCGTTTACTGAATGGGCAAAGTCAATGCAAAACAAACAGGTTCGTTTGATTGTAGGTCTAAGAGAACATAACGGTCGTTACTACCCACAGGTTGATGGATTCAAGTCTCCTGAAGTTGGCAAGCCAGATAGTGGATCAATTGATATTAAGGATGATGACGTACCGTTCTGA
- a CDS encoding AAA family ATPase — translation MLQVKKARREKQKLIAGFMGPSGAGKTFSALIMAFGMMREAYPQLRDEEVWEKVGLADTEHERSLLYFGSDIDEDTKVGEFLHINFEPPYTTARYQEAVMALKQAGAEIIVIDSLSHNWQGEGGIVETHGAMSGNSFQNWGKLAPQTSSLVKTLTRNDVHIIATLRTKQEYAMELNDKGKQQPVKIGTKPVQKDEMEYEFMLNLNVDMNHMAKASKDNTHLFGEEEFQVTINDGRRLFRWLELGVDVKAEEARLNAEREEAEENERQQLLSEILQAVESNEEKQKVLAGLEFKMNEQKVSDFSLKVMKRAHEILTN, via the coding sequence CTGTTGCAAGTAAAAAAGGCAAGACGTGAGAAACAGAAACTAATTGCAGGTTTTATGGGACCAAGTGGAGCAGGTAAGACGTTCAGTGCGCTCATAATGGCGTTTGGAATGATGCGTGAAGCCTACCCACAGCTTAGGGACGAAGAAGTGTGGGAGAAAGTAGGACTGGCTGACACGGAGCACGAAAGATCGCTTCTGTACTTCGGAAGTGACATTGATGAAGATACAAAGGTTGGCGAGTTTCTTCATATAAACTTTGAGCCACCATATACAACAGCGCGATATCAAGAAGCTGTTATGGCATTAAAGCAAGCAGGTGCAGAGATCATTGTGATTGATTCCTTGTCTCATAACTGGCAGGGAGAAGGCGGGATTGTAGAAACTCATGGAGCCATGAGCGGTAACTCGTTTCAGAATTGGGGGAAGTTAGCGCCTCAAACTTCTAGTCTTGTAAAAACGCTCACAAGGAATGATGTTCATATCATTGCAACTCTAAGAACTAAACAAGAATACGCAATGGAGTTGAATGATAAGGGAAAGCAGCAACCAGTCAAGATTGGCACAAAGCCTGTCCAAAAAGATGAAATGGAATATGAGTTCATGCTTAACCTAAACGTTGATATGAATCACATGGCTAAGGCATCAAAGGACAACACCCACTTATTCGGTGAGGAAGAGTTTCAAGTCACAATTAATGATGGTCGCCGCTTGTTTCGTTGGTTGGAGTTGGGTGTGGATGTGAAGGCAGAAGAAGCGAGGTTGAACGCCGAACGTGAAGAAGCAGAGGAAAACGAGCGACAGCAGTTGCTTAGTGAGATCCTTCAAGCTGTGGAAAGCAACGAGGAAAAGCAAAAAGTTTTAGCTGGTCTCGAATTTAAAATGAACGAACAGAAGGTAAGCGATTTTAGCTTGAAAGTAATGAAAAGAGCACACGAGATTTTAACTAACTAA
- a CDS encoding host-nuclease inhibitor Gam family protein, which yields MNAFQQAEIEELEEHELSEETKERFSIKDQEGLNWAFRKMAAYQQQIQDTKAIAAREIERVTMWSAEEVKPLENSISFFEFLIKEYHMKQLEENPKQKTLKSPHGKSKSITKKPDFVAMNQDSLLEHIEASGLDTFIKKEVRWGDFKKTLNVAKVDGQAVIVDALGQRVEGVEMDQGGTTFKVEV from the coding sequence ATGAATGCTTTTCAACAAGCAGAAATTGAAGAGTTGGAAGAACACGAATTAAGTGAAGAAACGAAAGAACGATTCTCCATTAAAGACCAAGAAGGATTGAATTGGGCATTCAGAAAAATGGCCGCCTATCAACAACAGATACAGGACACAAAAGCTATTGCCGCTAGAGAGATTGAACGAGTCACGATGTGGTCGGCAGAAGAAGTGAAGCCTTTAGAAAACTCGATTTCATTCTTTGAATTTCTAATTAAGGAATACCATATGAAGCAATTAGAAGAGAATCCAAAGCAAAAAACATTGAAGTCCCCACATGGGAAATCAAAAAGTATTACTAAGAAACCTGACTTTGTCGCTATGAACCAGGACTCTTTATTAGAACATATTGAAGCTTCAGGTTTAGATACCTTTATTAAAAAAGAAGTCCGTTGGGGAGATTTCAAGAAGACTCTTAATGTAGCTAAGGTAGATGGACAAGCCGTTATTGTCGATGCTCTCGGTCAACGTGTGGAAGGTGTGGAAATGGATCAAGGCGGTACTACTTTTAAAGTTGAAGTGTGA
- a CDS encoding DUF6906 family protein: MKNGKKGTLAQKKLMKEAGKSPDKWLITKALNDELHVIHRETGRPAIIMI, from the coding sequence TTGAAGAACGGTAAAAAAGGAACGTTAGCGCAAAAGAAGTTAATGAAAGAAGCAGGCAAGTCACCTGATAAGTGGTTGATTACAAAGGCTTTGAATGATGAACTTCACGTCATCCACCGCGAAACAGGTAGACCAGCCATCATCATGATATGA
- a CDS encoding helix-turn-helix domain-containing protein, whose product MDAVKETSIGLYLKTIRKEKGFTIIQAAERSSVSTAQISRLETGERLNPTLETLMKLSNAYELELEEVLKVGGYI is encoded by the coding sequence ATGGATGCGGTAAAAGAAACTTCAATAGGATTATACCTTAAAACTATCAGAAAAGAAAAAGGCTTTACTATTATTCAAGCGGCAGAACGTTCTAGTGTCAGTACTGCCCAGATCTCACGATTAGAAACAGGCGAAAGATTAAATCCAACTTTAGAAACATTGATGAAGTTATCTAATGCATACGAGTTAGAACTAGAAGAGGTTCTAAAAGTTGGAGGATATATTTAA